Within the Medicago truncatula cultivar Jemalong A17 chromosome 4, MtrunA17r5.0-ANR, whole genome shotgun sequence genome, the region AAGCTGTTCGAAACACTGCAGCTCCCCACcactctgttttttttttttcgctcAATTCTCTATGCTAAATGGTAatttcaccttcttcttcttccgttGCACATTAACTATTTGATTCAACGAATTAACACGTTCTTCTTGCTTTTCAAGGTTTATCTATGTACTTTGTTCTCACCTTTTTCACAACCTGCTGCTACAGATTTCTCTGCTGTAAATTAGGGTTCTTCACCATGAATACGGATAATTTCAAGAAGGACATTGATGAACTTATAGATCAATTCGCTCAGGTATTCTTCAATAAAATCACCCGAGCTTTCTTCATTTTGAATATAATGACattgtttcttgttgttgtgAACATGcttcattgtttttttgtttaaaaccAATATAACTTTAGAATTGTTTTGGAACTCTTTGATGTTAAATATAATGTCCAATTTTGTTATGAAGAGTATCATAACTGCGGAATGAAACCTATATGCAACATGGTTTCAAGGGTCATCACCTAGATTGTATTGTATTAGTTTACTAAGTAGTTGTTGGGttctataacaataatcaaAACTATTAACTAATTTACTGTGAGttaaaaactcattcaaaaaaattaacatttgcattgaaaatataTGAATGCTCATTCTGACTAAGAGACTATTCAGAGCATCACACATTAAACTTTCAAAATAGcctaaaataacaaaacaatactGCTGGTAAAGTATTCCGAGAAAAGtttgtattttaaatattaCAATCGGAAGGACTATGAAATTCATTCCTTCATTACCATTCTCATAATGCCTTTGTGGGCCAGCTAGGCCCTTGTTCCCTCTCAAAATTCCGAGGCTGTAATAAAACAGATACTTGTTAGTAAATTACTGTTTTTAGAAAACCACTACTCTTGTTACCATGGATTTATAAAGTTGTCACAGACAGTATACGATCGAGAGGTAATACCTCATCCTTGTGTACTATCTTTATCTGAAAGAAGATTAGGGCTTGTCAGTGAAGGTTCTAATCTTGAAAGTTTGAAAGGAGACTGTTTGGTTGTTTTGGTGAAGCTATTTTAAAAACTGGTTAAACGGAAACAGCTTGTTTCAGTAactcaattaactttttttttcttttagctGTACCAGTTTGATTTtattcaaaaccatttttcaacCGGTCCTACTTGTTTCCTATTATTCGattattaacaaataaatttttgttgttcgATTTTGATTAATGACAGGATGAGTCAAAAACTTTGGCTGATATGAAGAGAGTATGGATTTCTAAGAAGTTTTCCTACATTTATGAAGCTTCTCCTTCTAAAAACTTGGCCTTCTTTATGCAATCTCTGTATGCTCATTGTATAGGTACATGTTTACCTGGGATATGCAGTTCtgattttaactatttttatttctataaatagtaaatgCAAGCTTGAgttctgaatttttttctgGGTAATTTGGGTGTTGAATTGCTTTATTTTGTTCTGAAAAGCACAGACTAATTAAAAATCACAATGTATTAGTGAATATTCAGCGGTATTCCGTATTCGATAATTATGTCATATTGTAGAGGTTTTACGTTTAGCCTTtaccttttattttaatatagaaACTCTTTTATATTCCTATGCAGGTTACATGGTTAGCAATGGTTCCTTATCATACAAACTGGGTGGCCTGTATTGCCTGTACTGTCTTTACGAGACTCAACCATTCAAACCTCCTTTTAAGGTCTATATATCCCTTGGTATGACAATTTTGCAGTTGAATCATAAGTGCCATACAGTTATTCTTGTTCGAAGgaatgaattatttgatttgctCGTAACATAAGCTTTAATTATGGTTTTGTATTGACTCAATTGAGCTGTATAAAGCTACACATGTATGTTTCTATTTTCTGTTTGTGGTTTCGTAGGTTCACTAATTATATCTCTGATTTAGTATTTGAATCAACATGTTTTGTACAATGAAAATATGTCTGCATTcatgtatttaatatttttttttttagttacgATGGTAGAATGACATATACATGCTTTTGCAACAAAGTTTATTTCCAATCTAGCCATTATTCAATATTCATATTGCAGCATTGTTGTGTTTTAGTGACAGGCCCAATTTTTTCTCATGAACTTCATTGTCAGGTGAAGATATTGTAGGTGCGCTGATGATGCTTTCTAATATGGGTGTCCAAtggaattttattttggtgaaaTGTCTTCATGgttattgatattttttgacACTGCACATGCATTTGGTAGGGTAGATGCTGGCTTTTTTATATGATAGGCACTATGACTTGTGACAGAAGAAATCTTTATCTTACTAATTTCTTAATATGTTATTCGGTTTCCCTAATGAGTCAAGCTTCATTGTTCCGAGTGGTCTATACAGTCATGCATACGTTCCTTCATTTTTAACTAGGGTAAAATTTCATTTGATTGATAATTAGTTAAGGAGAAaagaatattatttaatttaatatgaaaACTTTGAGTGTGTCATAACATAAAGATGATGTGGTTTTATGAGAATGAGATGATTTCATGAGTTTTAATAATTAAGACTCAAATTTGCATGTTTCTACAGGAGAGTTAAAAAATCTTAGAATTCTTGTTATTGATGCAAAGGCAAATGATATCGGAGTTGTGCCTGCTTTAGTCAAAAGAATGCTGGAAAGTAACACGTTCCTTTTTGGTGCTGTTGACTTAGCGGAATGTTCTGCCACAGAAACAGTAAACCAACTCGAACAATTACAGAAGGCCCGTATTCAAGCTGCATATGAAAAGTAAATCACCATATTGAACTTATGAACTTATGCTCAATATCCTTCTTTCTTTGTCGTGTTGTCATGTTAGTGTTTTAGCCCAACAACTTATTTGTTTGAATGTGTTCCATGTGGATGACAGGTTGTTTGATAGCATGCCAATTGAAAACTATGTCCGCATGGACCTTGTAAGTTTCCGGTTCTTTGTGACCACAAAATGATTTATTCGTTAATCTTCTTCAACTATGGTATTATACAGTCAGCTAACATTAGGAAGATGGAACAAAAACAGATGTCCATATTGAACTTATTGGGTTGTGGGGGTATTTGTTGGTGACTAACCGAGCTTGATGGGTTTCAAGTACATGATTTTAGCATACTAATCAGTCTTGGTAGATTTTGATATCTGTCTTTTTAGAAACCAATCAGCCTGTTGATAAATGTATTATGTATATCATTAATCTCAtgctataaaatataaattgtctTTATATtagtttgtgattttttttcacaaCTTCCCCTCTCCTTTCTACGTACCAGGGATTGGAAGTAGACCTCAATTTGCTGAAGAAAATGTCAGCTGAATATGCTGAGGCAAAAAATGTAGCTATTAAAggtatttatttcatttgtatACTATATAACACTGCTTGAGAAAGGAACATTTTCTATATCTTGGAACTGTTTTCTTTTTGTGAAGCAAAGTCTTTGTGTTTTCCCTGTCATTTGCTAGAAATGAatgtttttcttaatttgttcAAGTCCAAACTAATGTTGATTTCTGACTTGCTAAACTAATCTGAACCTATACAACAAtcgaataaaaaataatttgtccacCAAATGTAAGTGAAAGAATGTGTATTTtgaacattttgttttttatttatggtAAGACTGGATGGGGAGTAGAAATGTAAATATTAGAGAGAGAAGACCTGGAGTAGAAAAGATGATGGAAAataggcttaggtggtttgggcatgtagagagaagacctagAGATTTTGTAATAAGGAGAGTAAATCAGATGGAGGAGAGTCAGACCCTTAGAggcagaggaagacctagaaaaattataattgaaacTATTAGGAAAGACTAGGAGACTAATGAGTTGGACCAAAATATGCTTTACGATAGAACATTAGTGGGATAAAGGCTttggttgttgttttttatttgaagaatgATAAGCTATGTTTATTGAGGTTTGTGGTTCTCCAAATTGatttgatgaagaaaaaaatctttaatgaaTGACAATATGTTAATGTCAATCTCTTACATTTAGAACTCCTGAACTTTTCTTTGAGGACTATTTTGAATGTTCTATCTAGTTGTACAATTTGTCTGATTCATGATACATCAATTTTGACCGTTGTCTAAATCAATTGGTGGTCcttgtctttttttctttcttaaagaaGCAAGCAGTATATTGGACGTCCAAAACATAAAGCACATATCAGAAGACAAGGAGTTGATAGGAGATGTTGTGGAGAAGATTGCTGGTGATTGGCACGTCCAGAAACAAACATTTTATAAACAAACAGGATTGGGAGAGACCGACGAATATGAACAGGAGCTGGAGCAATTACTTCTACAGCAGTACTCAGATGATGATTAACTTAATCAAGACTGAAAACAAACGTCTAAGTTCTAGTTTCTTGTTTATAGGGAATTTCACAAACTTATAGTCTTGTATAGATTGCACGTGAGGTAGAggagacctagaaaaactagaAGAGAAACTATTAGATAAGACTTGGAGATTAATGAGGTGGAccaaaatatggtttatgatagaacattgtGGCaatatggcgtaatttgatctaTATAGCTGACCCGACAGTCTCCAATTAGTGGGATAAAGCTTGGATTGCATGTCATTTCAAAGAAGGATGTTTTCTAATAGAAGATTTAAAGTCCTTTGCATTCTGAAGTATCACATTTGAATACTtaacacaagttttttttttttttttttaaattaaaatttacatgaaaCCCAAGAGGAAGACATGATTTTATAGCAGGGTAAAATGATGCTCTTGTTTTGCATTCTAAAGAAGCTTGCGAAAAATACAATGAGGATACCTAGCATTTGTAGAAAATGACTGATTAAATAAGAAAGCAACATAGCTACATTTGAACAAAAGGCTGCTCCAAGCTAGATTTGGAGTATTTTGCTGGTGTATTTATTGACTTGCTACGAAGTATGAACACCAATTtcgatttctcaaaaaaaaaataccacctGTGGAATTTCATAAACTGAAGAGGGTTCACAAATAATGTTGTAACACAACAATAAAGCACAGCTGGTACAGAAACAAGtggaaaaattaaatgattgaaAACCATTCCCTTTCTTCTCTTAACCTCTTTGTGACAACAAAAGACATGtgtacaagtttttttttaaaagccaaacaaaattttattatagatGTAAGGTATCAGTGGTACCATCAACAGAAATTACACAGCTGAATAAAAGTATCTGAGGCACAAAACAATCAAGCTCCACTTACAATCATACCAACAACCTGTACATTACTAGCTACACCCAAAATTACACATGCATAACAAAGATAGCATAAGATAAATGACAGTGAGCCATTACTACTCAATATTCGCCCACACCTTCTGCAAAAAGATCAAACTACACTGATACACCAATGCCAAACAGTGATATAAAGATGATAAAGCTTGAATAGAATCGGCACAACTGAATTTGAGACAGAGATAATGAAGTGATACTGCTCAAAAATTAACCACCTCTGTTACTATGTTAACATATGCCCAAGCCAATAACTAAACAAAATTTAGAGTTTAGACGTTCCATACAAACTCAAACATCCAACAAGCTGCAACTTTGGATTGAGCCAAGGGCACCTAAACTGCAAAAAGATTAAATTGCCAAAGCTAAACAGACCACTAAACTTTAGTGTGCTGCCACTAGTATAATTCTAGCGATAACAGCCTAAAAAGAGTGCACTTTTTAGAGGATTGAAAgtccttctttaaaaaaattatcttgttTGAACACTGAACACAAGAATTTCAGCAAAGTTATTTATAAGCCTAAATTTAATACCATGAAAAGAACATGACATAAAATGACTTAATTGTcagctttaaaaataaataaaaaaaaggagttGTAGCCAATTGTTTCTACAGCGGCGAACAAATTGAACAATTGTGTATGCAGAGCAGAAATTGAACAAATTGCTATTGTTCTGTCATAATTTATTTAGTGTAAATTATTGTGAAGTACCGGTTATAGCAGTGTTATAGCAGCGTTGTGTAGGGCAATTTGAACAAATGGACAACATTGCATACATATAGTATTTGGAGTCCATGAAACACAAATAAGGCAAAGCActtattttaattcatatattccAAGGACATGCAAGCAATCTGGCTTGATTCATACACGGTACAAGACTGATAACTTATTGAAGGCATAAGATTGCAGTACAGACTGAATAAACTGTTCTATTCATTTCCACATTTTACAATGAATCAGTTTCTCCATAGTTCAGTTAAAATAAGTGAAGAATTTATTATCACCATTTTCACATAAGCTGTTGCTAATTGCTATGAACTCACCAATTTCgatttcaaaataaacaaaaaaaagtaccaGTACTAGTCTACTCTTGTGGAATATCATAAACTCAAGTTTCACCAATAATGATAATTCAATAAATCACAGCTAGTACAAACAATGGATGTGAATGAATACACAATAAGTGGAAATTAAATGATTGAAACCCCTCCCGTCCCCTCTCTTCTATTACCCTCTCCGTATTACAACAGCTACTTTAAATCTGACTAAAAAGACAATTAATCAAGTCATAACTCAATCTGAACATGGTGAACATTGTGTCCCTCCTGTGGCAAATAATCTATTGCGAAACTCAACAAACCAGAATCATTATCATACTCGAAATCTACAACACTGTCTTCCAACAAACACCTTGTTGGTCTAGCGGAACAATAAGCACCAAACTTGCCACACCCCTTAATCTCCAAGCGAACAGCATCGTCCTTGTACACAAGCCCCTCAACCGCTCCACCGGCATTGAACATGTTCACAAGCCCAATAGGAGCAAACCTATACCCAGAATTGAAAACCTTAACAGGCGCAACAGCAAATACCTCGTGTTCCAACACCTTCAAGGTCAACGGCATAGCAACGTTGTGAGGAAGAACCACAAGCTCACGGGAATGGTGAGCATAAAAGGCACAGTCACCGTTCCAATCACCATCTCCAGCAACAGCCTCCGATATCAGATGAACATCCCGTCCTCTAACGTAGCCAGTAAGAGCAGCAGAATCCGTTTCATGGAAAGCATTCTTCCTCTCATTAGCACACCAAGCAGCACCTTGACAATTATACACTCCAAGCACCCCACCACAAGCATTCATGTTCCATATCTTAAGCAAACTCGCCCCATCACGGGCCGGATCATTAAACAAACAATCTGCAGTCGGCCTTCCAGGCAAGCGCGCCCTTAAAACCGACCCATCAGGCAACACCATCTTTTTCAACAAATCAAAGTCATGATTCCCAGGCTTATCACTAACATAAACAGGCCCACCACTAATAGCCCTGGCCGAACCATGATACTCAGCCGCAGGATGTAGTGAATGAAACATATCCCAATCTGGCTGCATAATCTCCCCAAGAAAAATACTATTATACGCAACCGAGGCAATGTGGATTGTATGTGAAACTGGATCACGCGGATAGAAATCATCAGAAGCTCTAACAACAGCAGCTTGTTTCGAACAG harbors:
- the LOC25493963 gene encoding uncharacterized protein isoform X1 encodes the protein MLNGLSMYFVLTFFTTCCYRFLCCKLGFFTMNTDNFKKDIDELIDQFAQDESKTLADMKRVWISKKFSYIYEASPSKNLAFFMQSLYAHCIGYMVSNGSLSYKLGGLYCLYCLYETQPFKPPFKVYISLGELKNLRILVIDAKANDIGVVPALVKRMLESNTFLFGAVDLAECSATETVNQLEQLQKARIQAAYEKLFDSMPIENYVRMDLGLEVDLNLLKKMSAEYAEAKNVAIKEASSILDVQNIKHISEDKELIGDVVEKIAGDWHVQKQTFYKQTGLGETDEYEQELEQLLLQQYSDDD
- the LOC25493963 gene encoding uncharacterized protein isoform X2 — its product is MNTDNFKKDIDELIDQFAQDESKTLADMKRVWISKKFSYIYEASPSKNLAFFMQSLYAHCIGYMVSNGSLSYKLGGLYCLYCLYETQPFKPPFKVYISLGELKNLRILVIDAKANDIGVVPALVKRMLESNTFLFGAVDLAECSATETVNQLEQLQKARIQAAYEKLFDSMPIENYVRMDLGLEVDLNLLKKMSAEYAEAKNVAIKEASSILDVQNIKHISEDKELIGDVVEKIAGDWHVQKQTFYKQTGLGETDEYEQELEQLLLQQYSDDD